In a single window of the Flavobacterium sp. W4I14 genome:
- a CDS encoding transcriptional regulator with XRE-family HTH domain (product_source=COG1396; cath_funfam=1.10.260.40,2.60.120.10; cog=COG1396; pfam=PF01381,PF07883; smart=SM00530; superfamily=47413,51182), with protein sequence MQEEILLQISLKIKERRKELGITVQELANKAEVSKGLISQIENSRTIPSLMVLMDIIKSLQIDLNSFFKDINFHKKDAPVLVKRKDQYQKFEKEQAVGFNYSRILTKNIKFSTADFVLLELEVNAHRPMVKTEAFEFKYMIDGKVEYQFSKKKIILEKGDSMLFDGRLSHTPVNIGDSKALMLVIYFFE encoded by the coding sequence ATGCAAGAAGAAATTCTTTTACAGATTAGCCTTAAAATTAAAGAAAGACGTAAAGAACTGGGTATTACCGTTCAGGAGCTTGCAAATAAAGCAGAGGTAAGTAAGGGGCTGATCTCTCAAATCGAAAATAGCCGTACCATTCCGTCTTTAATGGTATTAATGGATATTATTAAAAGTCTGCAGATAGATCTGAACAGTTTTTTTAAGGACATCAATTTTCATAAAAAGGATGCCCCTGTTCTGGTGAAACGAAAAGATCAGTACCAGAAGTTCGAAAAAGAACAGGCCGTAGGTTTTAACTACTCGCGTATTTTAACCAAGAATATTAAGTTTTCTACTGCCGATTTTGTACTGCTCGAGCTCGAGGTGAATGCACATCGCCCAATGGTGAAAACCGAAGCATTCGAATTTAAGTATATGATAGATGGTAAGGTAGAATATCAGTTTTCGAAAAAGAAAATTATACTCGAAAAAGGAGACTCAATGCTTTTCGATGGAAGGCTTTCTCACACCCCGGTTAATATTGGCGATAGCAAGGCGCTCATGCTCGTAATTTATTTTTTCGAGTAA
- a CDS encoding hypothetical protein (product_source=Hypo-rule applied; cleavage_site_network=SignalP-noTM; transmembrane_helix_parts=Inside_1_6,TMhelix_7_26,Outside_27_52) — translation MKRIVNALLLLVMAVNFSACVVSARAPRAHWVRGHYNIGPHGGRYWIPGHYR, via the coding sequence ATGAAAAGGATTGTAAATGCATTGCTCTTATTGGTTATGGCGGTTAATTTTAGTGCATGCGTGGTAAGCGCACGTGCACCAAGGGCACACTGGGTGCGCGGGCATTATAACATTGGCCCTCACGGTGGTCGGTATTGGATACCCGGACATTACCGTTAA